From the genome of Marinobacter antarcticus, one region includes:
- the secD gene encoding protein translocase subunit SecD: MLNKYPLWKNLVILIAILIGFIYALPNLFPDDYAVQITGARSSTQVDSVVLDRAVKALESDGIEVKSSTLEDRDALIRLTSSDDQLRARPAVQAALGRDYLVALNMAASTPSWLKSLGAGPMKLGLDLRGGVHFLLEVDMDTAVGQRLEAVSGQIKQELRDERIRYRGGDVEGKRDIVLSFRDEASRAEAFALIRRQYNEFLLDQRTSGDELQIVLTLSEGEVSAIREYALEQNLTTIRNRVNELGVAEPLVQQQGADRIIVELPGVQDTAQAKRVLGATANLEFRMEARPDAAAGETETFGFRDEPQRTARLQRELIATGNNVANAQQAFDENGQPQVSITMDSVGGDLMNRATRNAIGRRMAVLFIEFRTETETRMVNGEPVETEKRVVEKGIISLATVQSALGSSFRITGLDSIPEASELALLLRAGALAAPMYFVQERTIGPSLGQKNIDAGMMSVALGFILVLLYMAAYYRGFGVVANVALTINLMLLIACMSILSATLTLPGIAGIVLTVGMAVDANVLIFERIKEELKGGASPQLAINTGYSRAFVSIFDANITTLLVAIILFAMGTGPVKGFAITLCIGILTSMFSGLMVSRSIVNIVYGGRRVEKLSIGGKLANV; this comes from the coding sequence ATGCTGAACAAGTACCCGCTTTGGAAAAACCTGGTTATCCTGATCGCGATCTTGATCGGGTTTATCTATGCTTTACCCAATCTGTTCCCCGATGATTACGCTGTGCAGATCACCGGTGCACGTAGCAGCACCCAAGTTGATTCTGTTGTGCTCGACAGAGCCGTTAAAGCGCTGGAATCGGACGGTATTGAGGTTAAAAGCAGTACGCTTGAGGATCGGGATGCCCTTATCCGGTTAACCAGCTCCGATGACCAGTTGCGCGCCCGTCCTGCCGTTCAGGCGGCCCTTGGTAGAGACTACCTTGTCGCGCTCAATATGGCAGCGTCCACGCCGTCCTGGCTGAAAAGTCTGGGTGCGGGGCCAATGAAGCTCGGTCTCGACCTCCGTGGTGGTGTTCACTTTCTTCTGGAAGTGGACATGGATACAGCCGTTGGCCAGAGACTGGAAGCTGTCTCGGGTCAGATAAAGCAGGAGCTTCGTGACGAGCGTATTCGCTATCGCGGCGGTGATGTTGAAGGTAAGCGTGACATCGTTCTGAGTTTCAGGGATGAAGCGTCGCGTGCTGAGGCTTTTGCCCTGATACGGCGCCAATACAATGAGTTTTTGCTGGACCAGAGAACCAGCGGTGACGAGCTCCAGATCGTTCTTACCTTGTCTGAAGGTGAGGTGAGCGCCATCCGCGAGTATGCCCTTGAGCAGAACCTGACCACGATCCGTAACCGGGTAAACGAGCTTGGTGTGGCTGAGCCTTTGGTTCAGCAGCAGGGTGCTGACCGGATTATTGTGGAGCTTCCTGGTGTTCAGGACACCGCCCAGGCCAAACGTGTTCTTGGTGCCACAGCAAATCTGGAATTCCGTATGGAGGCGCGTCCGGATGCAGCGGCAGGTGAAACCGAGACGTTCGGCTTCCGTGACGAACCGCAGCGCACTGCCCGCCTGCAGCGTGAGCTTATTGCCACCGGTAATAACGTTGCCAATGCGCAACAGGCGTTCGATGAGAATGGTCAGCCACAGGTCAGCATTACAATGGACTCTGTGGGTGGCGACCTGATGAATCGCGCAACACGCAACGCCATCGGCCGACGCATGGCTGTTCTGTTTATAGAGTTCCGTACGGAAACCGAAACCAGAATGGTAAACGGCGAGCCGGTGGAAACAGAAAAGCGGGTTGTGGAGAAGGGCATTATCAGCCTGGCTACCGTTCAATCCGCTCTGGGGAGCAGCTTCCGAATCACGGGGCTTGATTCTATTCCTGAGGCATCGGAACTTGCACTGCTTCTGCGAGCCGGTGCTTTGGCGGCGCCCATGTACTTTGTACAGGAGCGCACCATCGGGCCAAGCCTTGGGCAGAAGAACATCGATGCCGGCATGATGTCGGTAGCCCTCGGGTTTATTCTTGTTCTGCTATATATGGCGGCCTATTACCGCGGGTTCGGGGTTGTGGCGAATGTCGCTCTGACCATTAATCTGATGCTTCTTATAGCTTGTATGTCCATCCTCTCTGCCACGCTAACGTTGCCGGGTATTGCTGGCATCGTGCTAACCGTAGGTATGGCGGTGGACGCCAACGTGCTTATATTCGAGCGCATCAAAGAGGAGCTCAAAGGGGGCGCATCACCGCAGCTTGCTATAAACACGGGTTACTCCCGTGCCTTTGTGTCCATCTTTGATGCGAACATTACTACCTTGCTTGTTGCCATTATTCTCTTCGCAATGGGCACCGGTCCGGTGAAAGGCTTCGCGATAACATTGTGTATCGGGATTCTGACGTCGATGTTCTCCGGGCTGATGGTCAGCCGGAGTATCGTCAATATCGTTTATGGCGGCCGTAGGGTCGAGAAACTGTCGATCGGAGGAAAGCTCGCCAATGTCTGA
- the secF gene encoding protein translocase subunit SecF: protein MSDDQKKPFDFMGFRKVASVISIVLVLASIVLLGVRGLNFGMDFTGGTSVELEYKQAPQLGQLRSSLTEAGYDQFVVQNFGADTIVLVRLSESGNDQLAQEIMSVLAATGDKPKLISSEFVGSQVGDELKEESGLGLLLALAVVLIYVGMRFQFKFGIASVVPLAHDVIIVLGLFALFQWTFDLTVLAALLAVIGYSLNDTIVVADRIRENFRKMRVGEPWDIINESIHQTIARTINTSGTTLVVLLALYFLGGEAINNFALALIIGVVVGTYSSIYVSANLLMVMGVSREDLMVPAKEGAVDAEEDEQPPEWLDRM, encoded by the coding sequence ATGTCTGATGATCAGAAGAAACCGTTTGATTTTATGGGGTTCCGGAAGGTTGCTTCTGTAATCTCCATTGTTCTGGTGCTAGCGTCTATCGTGCTTCTGGGAGTTCGTGGCCTTAACTTTGGTATGGACTTTACCGGCGGTACGTCAGTCGAGCTGGAATACAAGCAAGCGCCGCAGCTGGGTCAGCTGCGTTCCAGCCTGACGGAGGCGGGATACGACCAGTTTGTGGTGCAAAACTTCGGCGCCGACACCATCGTTCTGGTGCGCTTGTCGGAATCGGGCAACGATCAGCTCGCTCAGGAGATCATGAGTGTTCTGGCTGCAACCGGTGATAAGCCGAAGCTGATAAGCTCCGAGTTTGTGGGGTCACAGGTCGGTGATGAGCTGAAGGAGGAAAGCGGCCTTGGGCTTCTGCTTGCGCTTGCGGTAGTGCTGATTTATGTGGGCATGCGATTCCAGTTCAAGTTTGGTATTGCCTCGGTGGTGCCCTTGGCTCACGACGTTATTATCGTTCTGGGGCTCTTTGCACTGTTCCAGTGGACCTTCGATCTGACGGTTCTCGCTGCACTGCTGGCTGTTATCGGCTACTCGCTGAACGACACCATCGTTGTGGCGGATCGCATCCGTGAAAACTTTCGCAAAATGCGGGTGGGTGAACCCTGGGATATTATCAATGAGTCTATTCACCAGACCATCGCCCGAACCATAAACACTTCGGGCACCACGCTGGTGGTTTTACTGGCTTTGTATTTCCTGGGCGGTGAAGCGATCAACAACTTTGCTCTCGCGTTGATTATCGGTGTTGTAGTGGGTACTTACTCGTCCATTTATGTATCCGCCAATCTATTGATGGTTATGGGCGTTTCCCGCGAGGATCTTATGGTTCCGGCGAAAGAGGGTGCTGTAGATGCCGAAGAGGACGAGCAGCCACCGGAATGGCTCGATCGTATGTGA
- a CDS encoding inositol monophosphatase family protein produces MQPAIKMALRVARQGSDYLKAHFERQEPTGKDDDERRLQLDRVEQSIYDNFAEQLEKSYKDHTIAPLNESDAGTSERSWHIFPVMGRENFLRGIPEFALALAQKKNNRTESLLLVNPVTGEEYSASRGRGASLNSRRVRASEVKHTEKAAFSTNLLDQARKSDNPLLWGEMAAVLAQNSSMFRTSGCVVLDIARVSAGLLDAAVIFRPEAVDLDLGVTLAMESGALSGDFSGNPSTGNARQLVVANPKLFREVLKVLHPFRGRIPG; encoded by the coding sequence ATGCAACCAGCTATTAAAATGGCCCTGCGCGTCGCGCGTCAGGGGTCGGATTACCTGAAAGCCCACTTCGAGCGCCAGGAGCCTACCGGGAAGGACGACGACGAACGTCGCCTCCAGTTGGACCGGGTAGAGCAATCCATTTATGACAACTTTGCCGAGCAGCTCGAAAAATCCTACAAAGATCACACCATCGCGCCGCTGAACGAATCAGACGCCGGAACCAGTGAAAGAAGCTGGCATATTTTCCCGGTTATGGGTCGCGAAAACTTCCTGAGAGGCATCCCCGAGTTTGCCTTGGCTCTGGCACAGAAGAAAAACAACCGCACCGAGAGCCTGCTTCTGGTGAACCCGGTTACTGGCGAAGAATATTCTGCCAGCCGTGGGCGTGGAGCTTCGCTGAACAGCCGCAGAGTGCGCGCCTCAGAGGTTAAGCACACAGAAAAGGCAGCCTTTTCCACCAACCTGCTGGATCAGGCACGCAAGAGCGACAACCCGCTCCTCTGGGGTGAAATGGCCGCCGTACTGGCCCAGAACTCCTCCATGTTCCGCACGTCCGGCTGCGTGGTTCTCGATATTGCTCGCGTTTCCGCCGGCCTTCTGGATGCGGCTGTGATCTTTCGCCCGGAAGCCGTAGACCTGGATCTCGGCGTAACCCTGGCCATGGAATCCGGCGCACTCAGCGGCGACTTCTCAGGCAACCCATCGACAGGCAACGCCCGTCAATTGGTGGTTGCGAACCCGAAACTGTTCCGGGAAGTCCTTAAAGTGCTGCACCCGTTCCGTGGCCGCATACCCGGCTAA